The following proteins come from a genomic window of Nostoc sp. ATCC 53789:
- the crtR gene encoding beta-carotene hydroxylase, whose product MIASEARKPLTIPPKEFLAPPGDFNPTLLLFLVAVAMLVLSNFGYWLWEWPHWLCFSVNTIALHCAGTVIHDACHQSAHRNRVMNAMLGHGSALMLAFAFPVFTRVHLQHHGHVNHPKDDPDHYVSTGGPLWLIAVRFLYHEVFFFQRRLWRKYELLEWFISRLIVGVIVYISVQYHFLGYILNFWFIPAFVVGIALGLFFDYLPHRPFAERDRWKNARVYPNQVLNILIMGQNYHLIHHLWPSIPWYNYQPAYYVMKPLLDEKGCYQTSGLLQKKDFFEFVYDIFLGIRFHHQKE is encoded by the coding sequence ATGATCGCATCGGAGGCACGAAAGCCACTGACAATCCCGCCAAAGGAATTTTTAGCGCCTCCTGGTGATTTTAATCCCACGCTATTGCTGTTTTTGGTAGCTGTAGCAATGCTGGTGTTATCTAACTTTGGTTACTGGCTTTGGGAATGGCCCCACTGGCTCTGCTTTAGCGTTAACACTATTGCGTTGCATTGTGCTGGGACGGTTATTCACGACGCTTGTCACCAATCAGCCCATCGTAACCGAGTGATGAATGCGATGTTAGGACATGGCAGTGCGTTGATGCTAGCTTTTGCCTTTCCAGTATTTACGCGGGTGCATTTACAGCATCATGGCCATGTCAACCATCCCAAAGACGACCCAGATCATTATGTCTCTACGGGTGGCCCACTGTGGCTGATTGCGGTGCGGTTTTTGTACCATGAGGTGTTTTTCTTTCAACGGCGACTGTGGCGGAAATATGAGCTATTGGAATGGTTCATCAGCCGTTTAATTGTCGGTGTAATTGTTTATATATCAGTGCAATACCACTTTTTGGGTTACATTCTCAATTTTTGGTTTATACCAGCTTTTGTAGTGGGGATAGCACTGGGATTATTTTTCGACTATTTACCGCATCGTCCCTTTGCAGAGCGCGATCGCTGGAAAAATGCTCGCGTCTACCCAAACCAAGTTCTCAATATCCTGATTATGGGACAGAATTACCACTTAATTCATCATCTGTGGCCATCTATTCCTTGGTACAATTACCAGCCTGCTTACTATGTCATGAAGCCCCTCTTAGATGAAAAAGGATGTTATCAAACTTCAGGATTGTTGCAGAAAAAGGACTTTTTTGAGTTTGTTTATGACATCTTTTTAGGAATTCGTTTTCATCATCAAAAAGAATAG
- a CDS encoding Uma2 family endonuclease — protein MTQTTTERLYSFEEYLAYNDGTDSRYELVDGKLERMNPPTFRHLLLAKFLEQTFDTEINRLSLPWLCFREAGVRTGWRKSRLPDVYVVTAEQVMEFLDESAVCQSAPILVVEVVSPDSVKRDYRYKRSEYAALEIAEYWIVDPIESKITILLLSEGLYEEKEFSGSQQIVSATFSEIALTVEQVLSAGNVG, from the coding sequence ATGACACAGACAACTACAGAGCGTCTATACTCTTTTGAAGAATATCTCGCTTATAACGATGGTACTGATAGCCGTTATGAACTGGTGGATGGAAAACTAGAACGCATGAATCCACCAACTTTTAGACATTTACTACTTGCTAAATTCCTTGAACAGACATTTGACACAGAAATCAATCGCTTGAGTTTACCTTGGTTATGTTTTAGAGAGGCAGGTGTAAGAACGGGATGGCGAAAGTCAAGATTGCCTGATGTTTATGTTGTCACGGCTGAACAGGTAATGGAATTCCTTGATGAGTCTGCTGTTTGTCAGTCTGCGCCGATATTAGTAGTGGAAGTTGTCAGTCCTGATTCAGTAAAACGCGATTATCGGTATAAACGTTCTGAATATGCAGCGTTAGAGATTGCTGAATATTGGATTGTAGATCCAATAGAGTCAAAAATTACGATTTTATTGTTGTCAGAAGGATTGTACGAGGAGAAGGAGTTTAGCGGGAGTCAGCAAATTGTGTCTGCAACTTTCTCGGAAATTGCACTTACAGTTGAACAAGTGTTGTCTGCAGGTAATGTTGGTTAA
- a CDS encoding patatin-like phospholipase family protein gives MTNDKTVESSLNEFGNLWLVAFISLLSFIFFGGFLGLDQILEFYRVFILNINDEKFALREIVLSVVICLFIIVISCLCLFLAQRFLKIPKNPCKVSLTQFGFFSQILNYLLQSFEVGFFSSVPLLSIAIGFFRSDSGFEDKYLWLSPKCAGIFFLIGFLVWLFIAAPVLWKMATNHQKPKVNSDSSCEMPTHQNNQEREHPYGWISCLPILGIIIISVFSNFRSDTQIIEPIKYYLPLGIYLVFYLVVLYLIYHLKDTPRKLKDEFNTIVIIVSVSLVVIVISLFSIDYFLLSIAVKSNPYFFQSLCQTVGSITLIALFLVTILTLVYPFYYFGFNKNIQVTAFAVIIIPVILAFVFSGLDLNDNHQIRLITATTATPATTISKNESKGTSDPKFEKWIKEETLDSKFKNWLGKRQEEIKKTKQKTPYPIYIISAQGGGIFAAYHAASTLSRLQDLCPAFAHHVFAISGVSGGSLGAAAFSSLVKNTAPPPSLNAKDCLLDYKKPLEKQDDGRGPLEKKAHELLDKDLLSPLLGAGLFSDFVQRFIPIPIESLDRARGLEYAFEGGWKSEWGKNNPLADSYYKHWNPDKDDAPALVLNTTVVGTGERLLLSPFNFNSPDSKFPPLNDIRTVACSVNGANIDFPLSTAAVLSARFPLVTPVGWFKKCNDANGNQELTYKNGLKTRLADGGYFENSGFTTARDIGQRLEKILEKEIKDKTFKVVYLAITNNDFLEPSKVQGLNELLSPILAFLNSREARGRSVVKQGEYELDGKIDKDSDLKDHRFRQFYLTHVDGGTPVKNNDGKTPVKEKGPKLPLGWYLSKISQDSIRDKVGNPEKIDCSPGKRKKEDNNNCVMESIIDEINSSQ, from the coding sequence ATGACAAATGACAAAACAGTTGAGTCATCCTTAAACGAATTTGGCAATTTATGGCTAGTTGCGTTTATATCGCTATTGTCTTTTATATTTTTTGGTGGATTTCTTGGATTAGATCAAATACTGGAATTTTATCGAGTATTTATTTTAAATATAAATGACGAAAAATTCGCCTTGAGAGAGATAGTTTTATCTGTAGTCATATGTCTGTTTATTATCGTAATATCATGTTTATGTTTATTTTTAGCGCAACGGTTCTTAAAAATACCTAAAAATCCTTGTAAGGTTTCTTTGACCCAATTTGGTTTTTTCAGTCAAATTTTGAATTATTTACTACAATCTTTTGAAGTAGGATTTTTTAGTTCTGTACCGTTATTAAGTATAGCCATTGGTTTTTTCAGGTCTGATTCTGGGTTTGAAGATAAATATCTATGGTTAAGTCCTAAGTGTGCAGGGATTTTCTTCTTGATTGGTTTTCTTGTATGGCTTTTTATTGCTGCTCCAGTGCTTTGGAAAATGGCAACGAACCACCAAAAACCCAAAGTAAATTCAGATAGTTCTTGCGAAATGCCTACACATCAAAATAACCAAGAAAGAGAACATCCTTACGGATGGATATCATGTCTTCCGATTTTAGGGATTATTATTATATCTGTCTTCTCTAATTTTCGTAGTGATACTCAGATTATTGAGCCGATTAAATACTATCTGCCTTTAGGAATTTATTTGGTGTTTTATTTAGTGGTTTTATATCTGATATATCATCTAAAAGATACACCTAGGAAATTGAAAGACGAATTCAACACTATCGTAATTATTGTTTCTGTTAGCTTAGTTGTAATTGTAATTTCACTTTTTTCTATAGATTATTTTCTGCTAAGTATAGCCGTAAAATCAAATCCTTACTTCTTCCAATCGTTATGCCAAACTGTTGGCTCAATCACGCTAATTGCTTTATTTCTTGTGACCATTCTGACACTTGTATATCCTTTTTATTATTTTGGGTTTAATAAAAATATTCAGGTCACTGCTTTTGCAGTAATTATAATTCCTGTAATACTTGCTTTTGTCTTTAGCGGATTGGATCTGAATGACAATCATCAAATCAGACTCATCACTGCGACTACTGCTACCCCTGCTACCACTATTAGTAAAAATGAATCAAAAGGAACATCAGATCCAAAGTTTGAAAAATGGATAAAAGAAGAAACATTAGATTCAAAGTTTAAAAATTGGCTAGGAAAACGTCAAGAAGAGATTAAGAAGACTAAACAGAAAACTCCATACCCTATATACATTATTTCGGCGCAGGGAGGTGGAATTTTTGCTGCATATCATGCGGCATCAACGCTATCCCGATTACAAGATTTATGCCCTGCCTTTGCTCATCATGTTTTTGCCATTAGCGGTGTCTCTGGTGGTAGCCTTGGTGCTGCGGCATTTTCTAGCTTGGTTAAAAATACTGCACCTCCACCTTCTTTAAACGCAAAGGACTGTTTGCTAGATTATAAGAAGCCTCTAGAGAAACAAGATGATGGTAGAGGTCCACTAGAAAAAAAAGCACATGAACTGTTAGATAAAGACTTGCTATCTCCCTTGCTTGGAGCAGGATTATTTTCTGATTTTGTCCAACGTTTTATTCCTATTCCTATTGAGAGTTTAGACAGAGCCAGGGGTCTAGAGTATGCGTTTGAAGGCGGGTGGAAAAGCGAATGGGGTAAGAATAATCCCCTTGCGGATTCTTATTACAAACATTGGAATCCAGATAAAGATGATGCTCCTGCTCTTGTCTTAAATACGACAGTAGTAGGGACTGGAGAGCGTTTATTGTTAAGTCCGTTCAACTTCAATTCTCCTGATTCAAAATTTCCCCCTCTTAATGATATTCGCACCGTTGCTTGTAGTGTTAATGGAGCTAATATTGACTTTCCTCTCAGTACGGCTGCTGTCCTCAGTGCTAGGTTTCCATTAGTCACTCCAGTTGGTTGGTTTAAAAAATGCAACGATGCGAATGGTAATCAGGAACTAACTTATAAGAACGGTCTGAAAACTCGTTTAGCAGACGGAGGCTACTTTGAAAACTCCGGTTTCACAACTGCACGAGATATAGGTCAAAGGTTAGAAAAAATTTTAGAAAAAGAGATAAAAGATAAAACTTTCAAAGTTGTATATCTAGCCATCACTAATAACGATTTCTTAGAACCATCAAAAGTCCAAGGACTAAACGAACTGTTGTCACCAATTCTAGCTTTTTTGAACTCAAGAGAAGCCAGAGGACGTAGTGTTGTTAAGCAGGGTGAATACGAACTAGACGGAAAAATTGATAAAGATAGTGATTTGAAGGATCATCGGTTTAGGCAATTCTATTTAACTCATGTAGACGGTGGAACTCCAGTAAAGAACAATGACGGTAAAACTCCAGTAAAAGAAAAAGGGCCTAAATTACCATTAGGATGGTATTTGTCAAAAATTTCTCAAGACTCGATCAGGGATAAAGTTGGAAATCCAGAAAAAATAGATTGTTCGCCTGGGAAGAGGAAGAAAGAGGATAATAATAACTGTGTAATGGAATCTATCATAGATGAAATAAATTCGAGCCAATAG
- the pyk gene encoding pyruvate kinase gives MQLRDSLRRTKIVATIGPATSSPEMLKAIIEAGATTLRLNFSHGTHADHQRSIRLIRQTAFELNQPVAILQDLQGPKIRLGKFDNGSIVLAKGDRFTLTNRPVVGTQEISCVTYDYLAEEVPVGAKILLDDGRVEMVVEEINRDKGDLHCRITVPGKLSNNKGVNFPGVYLSIKAMTDKDREDLMFGLDQGVDWVALSFVRNPQDMIEIKELISSTGKQVPVVAKIEKHEAIEQMEAILALCDGVMVARGDLGVELPAEDVPVLQKRLIATANRLGIPIITATQMLDSMVSNPRPTRAEVSDVANAILDGTDAVMLSNETAVGSFPVEAVATMARIAERMEQEEAQHLNLRSVRDARRSIPNAISQAVGQIAEQLGAAAIMTLTQTGATARNVSKFRPNTPILAVTPHVNVARQLQMVWGVKPLLVLGLPSTGQTFQAAINVAQELKLLSEGDLVVMTAGTLQGISGSTDLIKVEVVTAVLGHGIGLGQGLVSGRARVANTGMDVSNFNPGDILVAPRTSADFVEAIRKSAGIITEEESLTSHAAVIGLRLGVPVIVGVKQATQVIRDGAIITLDLQRGLIYSGAVRTP, from the coding sequence ATGCAATTAAGAGATTCTCTGCGCCGGACAAAAATTGTCGCTACTATTGGCCCCGCCACTAGCAGTCCTGAAATGCTCAAGGCGATTATTGAAGCGGGAGCCACGACGCTGCGGCTAAACTTCTCCCACGGAACTCATGCCGACCATCAGCGTAGTATTCGCTTAATTCGGCAAACCGCTTTTGAATTAAATCAGCCAGTGGCCATTCTCCAAGACTTGCAGGGCCCAAAAATTCGCTTGGGGAAGTTTGACAACGGGTCTATAGTTTTGGCAAAAGGCGATCGCTTCACCTTGACAAACCGTCCGGTGGTAGGCACGCAGGAAATTAGCTGCGTCACCTACGATTATTTAGCCGAAGAAGTACCTGTTGGTGCAAAAATCCTCCTTGATGATGGACGAGTAGAAATGGTCGTGGAGGAGATTAACCGAGACAAAGGTGATTTGCATTGTCGCATCACCGTGCCTGGTAAACTTTCTAACAACAAAGGCGTAAACTTCCCCGGCGTTTACCTCTCAATTAAGGCAATGACCGACAAAGACCGAGAGGATCTGATGTTTGGTCTAGATCAAGGTGTAGATTGGGTGGCACTTTCCTTTGTCCGCAATCCGCAGGACATGATTGAAATTAAAGAACTAATTTCTAGTACAGGCAAGCAAGTGCCGGTGGTTGCCAAAATTGAAAAACATGAAGCCATTGAACAAATGGAGGCGATTCTGGCTTTGTGTGATGGCGTGATGGTTGCCAGGGGCGATTTAGGCGTAGAATTGCCGGCAGAAGATGTTCCGGTACTCCAAAAGCGGCTAATTGCTACAGCAAATCGCTTAGGGATTCCCATCATCACCGCCACCCAGATGTTAGACAGCATGGTGAGCAATCCTCGTCCCACTCGCGCGGAAGTGTCGGATGTGGCAAACGCCATTTTAGACGGCACTGATGCGGTGATGCTCTCCAATGAAACTGCTGTGGGTAGCTTTCCTGTAGAAGCAGTGGCGACGATGGCGCGGATTGCCGAGCGGATGGAGCAGGAGGAAGCCCAACACTTAAACTTGCGTTCCGTGAGAGATGCTCGGCGCTCCATTCCTAATGCGATTAGTCAAGCTGTAGGTCAAATTGCCGAACAATTAGGTGCAGCGGCAATTATGACCTTAACGCAAACTGGGGCAACTGCTCGCAATGTCTCTAAGTTCCGTCCCAATACACCGATTTTGGCTGTTACCCCCCATGTGAATGTAGCGCGGCAGCTACAAATGGTGTGGGGAGTAAAACCGCTATTGGTGCTAGGATTACCTTCCACTGGTCAAACATTCCAAGCTGCGATTAATGTGGCTCAGGAGTTGAAGTTACTGTCGGAGGGAGATTTAGTAGTAATGACTGCTGGCACACTCCAGGGAATTTCCGGCTCCACAGATTTGATTAAGGTTGAGGTGGTGACGGCGGTACTAGGTCACGGAATTGGATTAGGACAAGGTTTAGTGAGTGGTCGCGCACGGGTAGCGAATACTGGCATGGATGTTAGTAACTTTAATCCTGGAGACATATTAGTTGCACCGCGCACTAGTGCCGATTTTGTTGAAGCTATTCGCAAATCTGCCGGGATTATTACGGAAGAGGAAAGTCTCACAAGTCATGCGGCGGTGATTGGCTTACGTCTCGGTGTGCCAGTGATTGTTGGCGTGAAGCAGGCAACACAGGTGATTCGCGATGGGGCGATTATAACGCTCGATCTGCAACGGGGTTTGATTTACTCTGGGGCAGTGAGAACGCCTTAG
- a CDS encoding PIN domain-containing protein, translated as MIYLDTHVVAWLYAGLTDKLTDIAKTLINDNDVYISPIVRLELQYLYEIKRLKDKPDVIIPNLSEEIGLKICNQNFNDIISTSLTITWTRDPFDRIITANALLNNNILLSKDENILNNYLYAKWRD; from the coding sequence TTGATTTATCTTGACACTCATGTTGTAGCGTGGCTCTATGCTGGCTTGACAGATAAATTAACTGATATTGCTAAAACATTAATTAATGATAATGACGTTTATATCTCGCCAATTGTGAGATTAGAGTTACAGTATTTATATGAAATAAAACGTCTTAAAGATAAACCGGATGTGATTATTCCTAACCTGTCCGAGGAAATTGGTTTAAAAATATGTAATCAAAACTTTAATGATATTATCAGTACTAGCTTAACTATTACTTGGACTCGCGATCCTTTTGATCGGATTATTACGGCGAATGCTTTATTAAATAATAATATATTACTGAGCAAAGATGAAAATATTCTGAATAATTACCTGTATGCAAAATGGCGTGATTGA
- a CDS encoding PIN domain-containing protein, protein MGYLLDTCVISDFVKGEENTLKRIKLISPTEIFVSSLTVMEVKYGLAINTQRAVKIQSTIEILLDSITILPFDSKEAEQAAQIRSFLKLAIFW, encoded by the coding sequence ATGGGTTATTTACTGGATACTTGCGTCATTAGTGATTTTGTCAAAGGAGAAGAAAACACCCTCAAGCGAATAAAGTTAATCTCCCCTACTGAAATTTTTGTTTCATCTCTAACAGTTATGGAGGTGAAATATGGATTAGCTATAAACACACAACGCGCTGTTAAAATCCAATCAACTATTGAAATATTATTAGATTCAATTACAATTTTACCTTTTGATTCAAAAGAAGCAGAACAAGCAGCCCAGATCAGAAGCTTTCTTAAATTAGCTATATTTTGGTGA
- a CDS encoding diguanylate cyclase — MKQSLLGGIRTKLITSFLIVALIPLLLLSFINKQTTEKALTDNAKQALSAAANETANRIDAFIDGNLNAVRVEAILPGLARYLSLTPKQRDDSPEMKLATETLIRLSRKDMLNIISYSLLDLNGKNVLDTYTTPNIGKDESVEDYFKKPLETGLSFVSSMKRSPTIPDLITLFFSSPVRNAKGDILGVLRVSYNATVVQQLVTRETERAGAKSFAILLDENNIYLAHSTAPNLLFKSIVPLPLDVVIKLQQERRLPNYPVKELATNESKLKQALDNKQSDLITSLSATGNQVNLIVIARLKYKPWSVLFAQPLAVALAPVEKQIRDAMFLFAIIASVVTIIAFAIGQVLTKPIISLTNIVFQFTAGNLDIRAKISSKDEIGQLAKSFNNMALQLQTSLETLEQQVQERTAELLIAKEKAEDVNQKLEQLVNLDGLTQVANRRCFDGRLQAEWKRLAQEQQPLSLILLDVDKFKSYNDYYGHLGGDHCLIIIAQTVQQTVHRPADLVARYGGEEFSVLLPNTDLVGAIKVAESIQQAIHDQAIPHAKSDVKDIVTLSLGISSVIPTWDIKPDILIASADQAMYNAKQKGRDRYSTADFLPINTQC; from the coding sequence ATGAAGCAATCTCTTTTGGGCGGCATCCGTACAAAGTTGATCACTTCGTTTCTGATTGTTGCTTTGATTCCGTTGCTGTTATTGTCATTTATCAACAAACAGACAACTGAAAAAGCACTAACTGACAACGCGAAACAAGCCCTATCTGCGGCGGCTAACGAAACTGCTAACAGAATAGATGCCTTTATTGATGGAAATCTCAATGCCGTGCGTGTAGAGGCGATTTTACCAGGTTTGGCACGCTACCTCAGCCTAACTCCAAAACAGCGAGATGACAGTCCCGAAATGAAATTGGCGACAGAAACATTAATTCGTCTCAGTCGCAAAGATATGCTCAATATTATCTCATACTCTTTGCTCGACTTAAACGGGAAAAATGTATTGGATACATATACAACACCGAATATTGGCAAAGATGAATCAGTTGAAGATTATTTTAAAAAACCGCTAGAAACTGGGTTATCCTTTGTTTCTAGCATGAAGCGATCGCCGACAATTCCTGACCTTATTACCCTGTTTTTTAGCAGTCCAGTTCGCAATGCCAAGGGAGATATATTGGGTGTATTGCGTGTTTCATACAATGCGACTGTTGTTCAGCAGTTAGTAACTAGAGAAACTGAACGAGCTGGGGCAAAATCATTTGCTATTCTTTTAGATGAAAATAATATTTATCTGGCACATAGCACTGCACCAAATCTACTTTTTAAATCAATTGTGCCTCTGCCTTTGGATGTTGTAATTAAACTGCAACAAGAAAGACGTTTACCTAATTATCCTGTCAAAGAATTGGCCACTAATGAGTCAAAACTTAAGCAAGCATTGGATAATAAACAGTCGGATTTAATTACATCTTTGTCAGCAACAGGTAATCAGGTTAATCTGATTGTGATCGCTCGTTTAAAATATAAACCTTGGTCTGTGTTGTTCGCACAACCCCTTGCTGTTGCCCTAGCACCTGTAGAAAAGCAAATTCGTGACGCAATGTTTCTATTTGCAATTATCGCTTCAGTAGTGACAATCATTGCTTTTGCCATTGGGCAAGTGCTAACAAAGCCAATAATTTCCCTTACCAATATAGTTTTCCAATTTACCGCAGGTAACTTAGATATCCGCGCCAAAATTAGCTCAAAAGATGAAATAGGTCAACTGGCAAAATCATTTAACAACATGGCACTTCAGTTACAAACATCTTTGGAAACTTTGGAACAACAGGTACAGGAGAGAACAGCAGAGTTACTAATTGCTAAAGAAAAAGCAGAAGATGTAAATCAGAAACTAGAACAACTGGTAAATCTAGATGGTTTGACTCAGGTGGCTAACCGTCGCTGCTTTGATGGACGACTACAAGCAGAATGGAAACGCCTTGCACAAGAACAACAACCCCTGTCACTGATTTTATTGGATGTTGATAAATTCAAATCTTATAACGACTACTATGGTCATCTTGGAGGCGATCATTGTCTAATCATAATAGCGCAAACAGTGCAACAGACAGTTCATCGTCCTGCCGATCTAGTAGCGCGTTACGGAGGAGAAGAATTTTCGGTACTCCTTCCCAATACTGACTTAGTAGGAGCGATCAAAGTAGCAGAAAGTATTCAACAAGCAATTCACGATCAGGCCATTCCTCATGCAAAGTCTGATGTCAAGGATATCGTCACACTTAGTTTAGGTATTAGTTCTGTCATACCCACTTGGGACATCAAGCCAGATATACTCATCGCCTCAGCCGATCAAGCAATGTACAATGCCAAACAAAAGGGGCGCGATCGCTATTCTACGGCTGATTTCCTTCCAATTAATACCCAGTGTTAG
- a CDS encoding type II toxin-antitoxin system Phd/YefM family antitoxin, producing the protein MISKLIKECECRYLIQAMKKVTLTELSNNIERLLDEVLETGIPLEINKNGKLLKIVPIEKKDKIKNLTFKSDAIQGNPDDLVNISWEQEINIDLS; encoded by the coding sequence ATGATATCTAAGCTCATCAAAGAATGTGAATGTAGATATTTAATACAAGCAATGAAAAAGGTTACACTAACGGAATTAAGTAATAATATTGAGCGTCTACTAGATGAGGTGCTAGAAACAGGTATTCCACTAGAAATTAACAAAAATGGTAAGTTATTAAAAATTGTTCCTATAGAAAAAAAAGATAAAATTAAAAACTTAACATTTAAATCTGATGCTATTCAAGGAAATCCAGATGATTTAGTTAATATCAGTTGGGAACAGGAGATTAATATTGATTTATCTTGA
- a CDS encoding DUF433 domain-containing protein, with protein sequence MTSTSRVVHSGPDILGETPVFVGTRVPLKTLLDYLEAGDSLDKFSDHFSSVSREQAIPALELAKEMLQQLYSF encoded by the coding sequence ATGACATCCACATCGCGTGTTGTTCATAGTGGCCCCGATATATTGGGGGAAACTCCTGTTTTTGTTGGTACTCGTGTGCCGCTAAAAACCTTGCTTGATTATCTAGAAGCGGGTGACTCACTGGATAAGTTTTCAGATCACTTTTCTAGCGTCAGCCGTGAGCAAGCCATCCCCGCTCTAGAATTAGCAAAGGAAATGCTGCAACAACTCTATTCTTTTTGA